One Chryseobacterium indoltheticum DNA segment encodes these proteins:
- a CDS encoding ATP-binding protein, producing the protein MHFSVKDNGIGIEAEDAKQIFELYYRAERDIRNSVSCFGIGLYICSEIISHQ; encoded by the coding sequence GTGCATTTCAGCGTAAAAGATAATGGTATAGGCATTGAGGCAGAAGATGCAAAGCAAATTTTTGAACTATATTACAGAGCAGAACGTGATATTAGGAATTCAGTGTCCTGTTTTGGTATAGGGCTTTATATATGTTCAGAAATCATCAGCCATCAATAA
- a CDS encoding histidine kinase dimerization/phospho-acceptor domain-containing protein, with the protein MDITDQYLASAKIKRAEEHLRMAVDAAGLGTFQITADDRTFSASPKLEEFFGFYPDEPMPYQSAINQIHPDFRQFVVNQVKRAFCEGTRFDMEHQIIEYHDWKIKWVRAIGEVHQRDGKNYFTGVFHEITEKKPDEMRKNDFISMVSHELKTPLTSIKAYIQLMHRKFEKTNEDVVSNMLDKTDQQITKMTAMINGFLYISRL; encoded by the coding sequence ATGGATATTACTGATCAGTATCTTGCAAGTGCGAAGATCAAACGTGCAGAAGAGCATTTAAGAATGGCAGTTGATGCAGCTGGATTAGGAACATTTCAAATTACTGCTGACGACCGAACATTTAGCGCATCACCAAAACTAGAGGAATTTTTTGGCTTTTATCCAGACGAGCCTATGCCCTACCAATCGGCAATCAATCAAATACATCCCGATTTTCGCCAGTTCGTAGTCAATCAAGTCAAGCGTGCATTTTGTGAAGGAACTCGTTTTGATATGGAACATCAGATTATTGAGTACCATGATTGGAAGATAAAGTGGGTACGTGCCATTGGTGAAGTTCATCAACGAGATGGTAAAAATTATTTTACAGGCGTTTTCCACGAGATTACCGAGAAAAAACCGGATGAAATGCGTAAAAATGATTTTATATCTATGGTCAGTCATGAATTGAAAACACCTCTTACTTCGATTAAGGCCTATATCCAATTAATGCATCGAAAATTCGAAAAAACCAATGAAGATGTTGTTTCGAATATGTTAGATAAAACCGATCAACAGATTACAAAAATGACGGCCATGATTAATGGGTTTTTGTACATTTCTAGGCTATAA
- a CDS encoding catalase, producing the protein MDKKNLQNNGKLDQLQDHTTDNQDTKLTTNQGLKVNNNQDSLKTDERGATLLEDFILREKITHFDHERIPERIVHARGSGAHGVFKLNKSLAKYTKAKFLNEVGKETPVFVRFSTVAGGAGSTDLARDVRGFAVKFYTEEGNYDLVGNNIPVFFIQDAMKFPDLVHAVKPEPDNAIPQAASAHDTFWDFISLMPESMHMIMWAMSDRAIPRSYRMMEGFGVHSFKFVNSDGAVHFVKFHFKPKLGVHSVAWTEAQKISGTDPDFHRRDLWESIENGAFPEWDFGVQIVPEENEFDFDFDLLDPTKIIPEELVPVELVGTLTLNRNPDNFFAETEQVAFHPGHLVPGIDFSNDPLLQGRLFSYTDTQLSRLGSPNFHEIPINRSINEVHNNQRDGHMRQQIVKGKVSYEPNSIGGGCPFQAMMKDGGFTTNNERVNGQKIRARSKSFVDHYSQAKLFFNSQSEPEKTHLQNALVFELSKVTIPEIRERVVGQLNFIDKNLASHVAEKVGVKVKKLNNPNGSIPADADPASLQSEEREPSTKSSEALSMENTVKDTIESRIIGFIMANGVNTQAVKSLKNKLESKGAVVQFIAPSVAPVVADDKTSFEPKHSISSVASVSFDALFICSGEKSAQQLMQPDLKPILTEFINEAYKHCKAIYFGKDTDDIYNATNIAKKKHEDRAIVNSGKDSDDQFISAIAAHRVWDLEKDRNSMA; encoded by the coding sequence ATGGATAAGAAAAATTTACAAAACAATGGCAAGCTCGATCAGCTTCAAGATCACACCACTGATAATCAGGATACAAAACTGACCACCAATCAGGGATTAAAAGTAAATAACAATCAGGATTCTTTAAAAACAGATGAAAGAGGTGCAACTTTGCTCGAAGATTTTATTCTGAGAGAAAAAATCACCCATTTTGACCACGAAAGAATTCCTGAAAGAATAGTTCACGCAAGAGGTTCTGGTGCGCACGGAGTTTTCAAACTGAATAAAAGTTTAGCAAAATATACAAAAGCAAAATTTTTAAATGAAGTTGGAAAAGAAACACCTGTTTTTGTGAGATTTTCTACCGTTGCAGGTGGCGCAGGAAGTACCGATTTGGCAAGAGATGTAAGAGGTTTTGCCGTGAAATTTTATACCGAGGAAGGAAATTACGATTTGGTTGGAAATAATATTCCCGTATTCTTTATTCAGGATGCAATGAAATTTCCGGATTTGGTACATGCCGTAAAACCAGAACCCGATAATGCAATTCCGCAAGCGGCTTCTGCACACGATACTTTTTGGGATTTTATTTCTTTAATGCCCGAAAGTATGCACATGATTATGTGGGCAATGAGTGATCGTGCAATACCGAGAAGCTACAGAATGATGGAAGGTTTTGGTGTGCATTCATTTAAATTTGTTAACAGTGACGGAGCGGTTCATTTTGTTAAATTCCATTTTAAACCGAAATTGGGAGTGCATTCGGTAGCTTGGACGGAAGCACAGAAAATCTCTGGAACAGATCCTGATTTTCACAGAAGAGATCTTTGGGAATCTATTGAAAATGGTGCATTTCCTGAATGGGATTTTGGTGTGCAGATAGTTCCTGAAGAAAACGAATTTGATTTTGATTTTGACCTTCTTGATCCCACAAAGATTATTCCCGAAGAGTTGGTTCCTGTAGAACTTGTAGGAACTTTAACTTTAAACCGAAATCCGGATAACTTTTTTGCAGAAACAGAGCAGGTTGCATTTCATCCTGGACATTTGGTTCCGGGAATCGATTTTTCGAATGACCCGCTTTTACAGGGAAGATTATTTTCTTATACAGATACCCAATTGTCAAGATTAGGTTCGCCAAATTTCCATGAAATTCCAATCAACAGATCAATTAATGAGGTTCATAATAATCAGCGCGACGGTCATATGAGACAACAGATCGTGAAAGGAAAGGTGAGTTATGAACCCAATTCTATCGGTGGAGGCTGTCCTTTTCAGGCTATGATGAAAGATGGAGGATTTACCACGAACAACGAGCGGGTAAACGGTCAGAAAATAAGAGCGAGAAGTAAGAGTTTTGTAGATCATTATTCTCAGGCAAAATTATTTTTTAACAGTCAGTCTGAACCTGAAAAAACACACCTTCAGAATGCACTTGTTTTTGAGCTTTCAAAGGTTACAATTCCTGAAATTAGAGAAAGAGTAGTCGGACAGTTGAATTTTATTGATAAAAACTTAGCTTCTCATGTTGCTGAAAAAGTTGGAGTTAAGGTTAAAAAATTAAATAATCCAAATGGAAGTATTCCTGCAGATGCAGATCCTGCAAGCTTGCAAAGTGAAGAAAGAGAGCCTTCAACGAAAAGCTCAGAAGCTTTAAGCATGGAAAATACGGTGAAAGATACTATTGAAAGTAGGATTATCGGTTTCATTATGGCAAACGGAGTAAATACTCAAGCAGTAAAATCACTGAAAAATAAACTGGAAAGCAAAGGTGCTGTTGTACAATTTATTGCTCCAAGTGTGGCTCCGGTTGTTGCAGATGATAAAACTTCATTCGAACCGAAACATTCTATTTCGAGTGTTGCAAGCGTAAGTTTCGATGCATTATTTATTTGCTCAGGAGAAAAATCTGCACAACAATTGATGCAGCCGGATTTGAAACCTATTCTTACAGAATTTATCAACGAAGCGTATAAACATTGTAAGGCGATTTATTTTGGGAAGGATACTGATGATATTTACAATGCAACCAACATTGCCAAAAAGAAACACGAAGATCGAGCGATTGTAAATTCAGGAAAAGATTCTGACGATCAGTTTATCTCAGCAATTGCTGCTCACAGAGTTTGGGATCTTGAAAAAGACCGTAATTCTATGGCATAA
- a CDS encoding winged helix-turn-helix transcriptional regulator, with the protein MTKKKEHLDCLNTVKPVRDALDVISGKWKLLIIISISVGNCRFTDIQESIPGITPRALAKELKDLEHHMLIKRLIVESYPIKISYTLDDYAKSLTPVIDALKDWGINHQKKLDGNKLIDSKEISS; encoded by the coding sequence ATGACAAAAAAGAAGGAACATTTAGATTGTTTAAATACTGTTAAACCCGTCAGAGATGCTTTGGATGTAATCAGTGGGAAATGGAAATTACTCATTATTATATCAATAAGCGTTGGAAATTGCAGGTTTACGGATATTCAGGAAAGTATACCAGGGATAACTCCGAGAGCATTAGCCAAAGAGCTAAAAGATCTTGAACATCATATGTTAATTAAGAGGCTTATCGTTGAAAGTTATCCAATAAAGATTTCTTACACTCTTGATGATTATGCCAAGAGCCTTACTCCGGTAATTGATGCTTTGAAAGATTGGGGAATTAATCATCAGAAAAAGCTAGATGGAAATAAATTAATAGACAGCAAAGAGATTTCATCCTAA
- a CDS encoding DUF421 domain-containing protein: MSLNWSEIFIGDLDGNYVLEISLRTILMFVMVLVILRLSGKKGVRQLSLFEVAIIIALGSAAGDPMFHRDMPIIPSLLVFAIIIIIYRTITYFASKSEKFEDVIEGEPLYVIEDGQFVLGVKNDHTFAKDEFFAEMRQESIEHVGQVKTAILETTGNISFYFYRDEEVHFGLPVLPKIYNKKVTTIEKEDIYACTYCGYSAYLERSVKVCERCERKEWVKAIKTLRLT; encoded by the coding sequence ATGAGCTTAAATTGGAGTGAAATATTTATCGGTGATCTGGATGGAAATTATGTACTGGAAATTTCTCTAAGGACAATCCTAATGTTTGTTATGGTATTGGTTATCTTAAGATTGTCGGGCAAAAAAGGAGTTAGGCAGCTGTCACTTTTTGAAGTTGCTATCATTATTGCATTGGGATCTGCAGCCGGAGATCCAATGTTTCACAGGGATATGCCAATTATTCCTTCACTCCTCGTATTTGCCATCATAATCATTATCTATAGAACTATTACTTATTTCGCAAGTAAAAGTGAAAAGTTTGAGGATGTAATTGAAGGTGAACCGCTATATGTGATTGAAGATGGACAATTTGTATTAGGTGTCAAAAATGATCATACTTTTGCAAAGGATGAATTCTTTGCCGAAATGAGACAGGAATCGATTGAACATGTCGGTCAGGTAAAGACTGCAATTCTGGAAACCACAGGCAATATCAGTTTTTATTTCTACAGGGATGAAGAAGTTCATTTCGGATTGCCTGTACTTCCAAAAATTTATAACAAAAAAGTAACGACCATTGAGAAGGAAGACATTTATGCCTGTACTTACTGCGGTTATTCCGCATACTTGGAAAGATCTGTAAAGGTTTGTGAACGTTGTGAGAGAAAAGAGTGGGTTAAGGCAATTAAAACTTTGAGACTTACCTGA
- a CDS encoding hypervirulence associated TUDOR domain-containing protein, which yields MLKKGDHVKWRFQNGETHGIITTVHTKDFVFMNRQRRASEAEPQYEVISEKTGKKAAHKASALKKI from the coding sequence ATGTTAAAAAAAGGAGACCATGTAAAGTGGAGGTTTCAGAATGGTGAAACACACGGTATTATAACTACAGTTCATACCAAAGATTTTGTTTTCATGAATAGACAAAGACGGGCATCTGAGGCTGAGCCACAGTATGAAGTCATCAGCGAAAAAACTGGAAAGAAAGCAGCCCATAAAGCTTCCGCACTAAAAAAGATTTAA
- a CDS encoding cation diffusion facilitator family transporter, whose translation MIFGPSGALSIYQGISHIIEPEVMKNPFWNYLVLVLSLIFEGTSLFIAVKEFNKTRNGMKWWDAIIKSKDPASFLVVFEDGAAVAGLLVVMVLMGLSHSFQIPELDGLASVIVGLILVFVSFILARESRSLLMGEGIAPETREKIAKLAEKDIAVVKTKSILSTYQSPEEVVLMLIIDFEDHLDTEEITEAIKRIRENIKREFPLVHFVIIQPE comes from the coding sequence TTGATATTTGGTCCTAGTGGGGCTCTGTCTATCTATCAGGGAATTTCGCACATCATAGAACCTGAAGTGATGAAAAATCCGTTCTGGAACTACCTCGTTTTAGTGCTCTCCCTTATTTTTGAAGGAACTTCCCTGTTTATCGCCGTCAAAGAATTTAATAAGACCCGTAATGGTATGAAATGGTGGGATGCCATCATCAAAAGTAAAGATCCTGCAAGCTTTCTCGTTGTTTTTGAAGACGGTGCGGCAGTGGCAGGTCTTCTCGTGGTGATGGTATTGATGGGGCTTAGCCATTCATTTCAGATTCCGGAATTGGATGGGCTTGCATCAGTCATTGTAGGATTGATCCTAGTATTTGTCTCTTTTATTCTTGCCAGAGAAAGCAGAAGCTTATTAATGGGTGAAGGGATAGCACCCGAAACGAGAGAAAAGATCGCGAAACTGGCTGAGAAAGATATCGCTGTGGTCAAAACAAAAAGTATCCTATCTACCTATCAGTCACCGGAGGAAGTTGTACTGATGCTCATCATTGATTTTGAAGACCATCTTGATACGGAAGAGATCACCGAGGCCATAAAGCGTATTCGTGAAAATATAAAAAGAGAATTTCCATTGGTTCATTTTGTCATTATTCAGCCGGAATAA
- a CDS encoding LLM class flavin-dependent oxidoreductase, whose translation MKNISYSILELAIVSQNSSYKETLNNSLRLAQVAEEHNYIRYWFAEHHNSESVGSSATSVLIGYVAENTDKIKVGSGGIMLPNHSPLIISEQFGTLAQLYPGRIDLGLGRAPGTDTPTAMAIRSDFMKAAHSFPDEVNKIQKYFSTDNKSSSIRTPIAEGTGVPVYILGSSTDSAHLAAQKGLPYAFASHFASANLISALHIYREEFQASESLDQPYIMAGVNIIMANTDEEAERLFTSLVRMFFGVLTGNSQPLHPPTEMTDDLKDIIKHPSLHQMLKYSFVGSKEKVKRELLDFIDQTNIDELMTVSTIFDIEDRLKSIHLFAELMDEINLDRK comes from the coding sequence ATGAAAAATATATCATATTCTATTCTTGAACTGGCTATTGTATCTCAAAACAGCAGCTATAAAGAGACTTTAAATAATTCTCTCAGATTGGCACAGGTCGCAGAAGAGCACAATTATATAAGATATTGGTTTGCTGAACATCATAATTCAGAATCTGTAGGAAGCAGTGCAACATCAGTTTTAATCGGATATGTCGCTGAGAATACCGATAAAATAAAGGTTGGTTCCGGAGGAATAATGCTTCCCAACCACTCACCTCTTATTATCTCTGAGCAGTTTGGAACTCTGGCGCAATTGTATCCAGGAAGAATCGATCTTGGATTAGGACGTGCTCCCGGCACCGATACCCCAACCGCAATGGCAATCCGTTCGGATTTTATGAAAGCTGCTCATTCTTTCCCTGATGAGGTCAATAAAATTCAAAAATACTTTTCTACTGATAACAAATCCTCAAGTATCCGTACACCCATTGCAGAAGGTACCGGCGTTCCGGTTTATATCTTGGGATCAAGTACAGACAGTGCTCATCTTGCTGCCCAAAAAGGTCTTCCATATGCATTTGCAAGTCATTTTGCTTCTGCAAACCTTATTTCTGCGTTACATATTTACCGAGAGGAGTTTCAAGCATCAGAATCATTGGATCAACCATATATCATGGCAGGTGTAAACATTATAATGGCTAACACTGATGAGGAAGCAGAGCGTTTATTTACCTCTTTAGTAAGAATGTTTTTCGGAGTACTGACGGGAAATTCCCAGCCTCTGCATCCGCCGACAGAAATGACCGATGATCTCAAGGATATTATAAAGCACCCTAGCTTACATCAAATGCTAAAATATTCATTTGTCGGGAGTAAAGAAAAAGTAAAACGTGAACTACTTGACTTTATTGATCAAACTAATATAGATGAATTAATGACGGTTTCAACAATTTTTGATATTGAGGACCGCCTTAAGTCAATTCATCTTTTTGCTGAGCTTATGGACGAAATAAATTTGGATAGAAAATAG
- a CDS encoding response regulator — protein sequence MDRKRILIFDDDVPLLDVLQIIFTEGGYEVEVSQSSNNVVECVSTFQPDLILMDYLIPEIGGAEAIKTLRNNQKFNKVPVILVSATTNIAKIKNTSGANDYLRKPFDIDDLETIVNKYLS from the coding sequence ATGGACAGAAAAAGAATACTTATTTTTGATGATGACGTTCCGCTTCTTGATGTCTTGCAAATTATCTTTACAGAAGGAGGATATGAGGTGGAAGTATCTCAGTCATCAAATAATGTTGTAGAATGTGTAAGTACTTTTCAACCTGATCTTATATTGATGGATTATTTAATTCCAGAAATTGGAGGTGCAGAAGCAATAAAAACATTACGAAACAATCAAAAATTCAATAAAGTTCCAGTGATTTTAGTTAGTGCCACTACAAATATTGCTAAAATTAAAAATACATCTGGAGCAAATGATTATCTTAGAAAGCCCTTTGATATTGATGATCTTGAAACTATTGTGAACAAATATTTATCATAA
- a CDS encoding SpoIIAA family protein, with translation MITLLNDAPDNVAAFNATGEINPQDFNNIVTPHVANKLARFDELNYMLYINDDVTQTDVAWLTRSLSHFDKKKHCNRAAIVSDDAGIQKINILSASENVKIFPKDKVYHALYWCNNGNEPEYSEF, from the coding sequence ATGATCACCCTACTCAACGATGCACCAGACAATGTTGCCGCATTTAATGCCACCGGAGAAATCAATCCGCAAGATTTCAATAACATTGTTACTCCACATGTTGCTAATAAACTTGCAAGATTCGATGAGCTGAACTATATGTTATACATTAATGATGATGTAACACAAACAGATGTAGCATGGCTTACTCGATCACTTTCACATTTTGATAAGAAAAAGCACTGTAATCGTGCAGCCATCGTAAGTGATGATGCAGGAATACAGAAAATCAATATACTATCTGCTTCCGAAAATGTCAAAATATTTCCAAAAGATAAAGTGTATCATGCTTTATACTGGTGCAACAACGGCAATGAGCCTGAATATTCAGAATTTTAA
- a CDS encoding DUF4142 domain-containing protein, which translates to MKNSILTLLAVAAMVSCNKKDSVSTNSSVDSTDMSSTAPMDSSQTLNDSATVSSTVPDAKALSTQDKTFVDAAAKGGMMEVMMGELAAANATNASVKSLGQMIAKDHKAANEELKKWAGSVNYSLPASLDASQQKMHDDLKAKKGADFDKAYVDMMVNDHKKDIAAFKKESTDGTDANVKAFATKTLPTLENHLKESEKVKSALK; encoded by the coding sequence ATGAAAAATTCAATTCTTACATTGTTGGCAGTTGCTGCCATGGTATCTTGCAACAAAAAGGATTCTGTTTCTACAAACAGTTCCGTAGATTCAACGGATATGTCTTCAACAGCTCCAATGGATTCCTCACAGACTCTTAATGATTCGGCTACAGTTTCAAGTACAGTTCCTGATGCAAAAGCATTAAGTACTCAAGACAAAACTTTTGTTGATGCTGCTGCTAAAGGGGGAATGATGGAAGTTATGATGGGAGAACTTGCTGCTGCAAATGCTACCAATGCTTCTGTGAAATCTTTAGGGCAAATGATTGCAAAAGATCATAAAGCTGCCAACGAAGAACTAAAAAAATGGGCGGGAAGTGTAAATTATTCCTTACCGGCATCCTTAGATGCTTCACAACAAAAGATGCATGATGATCTAAAAGCAAAGAAAGGAGCCGATTTTGACAAGGCTTATGTCGACATGATGGTTAACGATCATAAAAAAGATATTGCAGCATTTAAAAAGGAGTCAACAGATGGTACAGATGCTAACGTAAAAGCATTTGCAACTAAAACACTTCCGACTTTGGAAAACCATTTGAAGGAGTCTGAGAAAGTGAAGTCTGCTCTGAAATAA
- a CDS encoding PAS domain-containing protein: MYPDDLTLVNATIEECIPEKKIFELEHRVLRADGTPGWTYSKAIPILDTSNNLIDRTGKGYYPK; this comes from the coding sequence GTGTATCCTGATGACCTTACATTGGTAAATGCTACAATTGAAGAATGTATACCTGAGAAAAAAATATTTGAGCTCGAGCACAGGGTATTGAGAGCAGATGGTACCCCTGGCTGGACCTATTCCAAGGCGATACCCATATTGGATACTAGCAATAATCTTATTGATCGGACTGGCAAAGGATATTATCCAAAGTAA
- a CDS encoding zinc-dependent alcohol dehydrogenase, which translates to MKAAVFHSPGKITCDTIDDPKIEDQNDIILKVTSTAICGSDLHMYSGGIPQARPMVMGHEFMGVIEDVGKNITHLKVGDRVVVPFPIACGGCYFCNHDLPGACENSNPDHYGPEGGILTEKGGGMFGYSDLYGGYNGGQAQYVRVPYANFGPRKVSESLTDDQALFLTDIFPTGYTGVMWADLKGGETVAIFGAGPVGSMAAKSAILHNAKKVIVIDTLQYRLDQIKKLTGCETILWKDAEQTVDEIRQMTDGRGADVCIDAVGFEPDRNLLDKAKAVVNFEKGSIKVLDACMSGVKRGGFVSILGVYPMNYDNFRVGQMFDKGITLKAGQSPVHAIIDKLMKYVETGQVKLDDIITHRLSLDEVSKGYEIFDKKEDGCVKVVLDPWK; encoded by the coding sequence ATGAAAGCAGCAGTTTTTCACTCACCGGGCAAAATCACTTGTGACACAATTGATGATCCGAAAATAGAAGATCAGAACGATATTATTTTAAAAGTCACTTCCACAGCAATCTGTGGGAGTGATCTTCATATGTATTCCGGCGGAATTCCTCAGGCTCGTCCGATGGTTATGGGACATGAGTTTATGGGAGTCATTGAAGATGTGGGCAAAAATATTACCCATTTAAAAGTTGGCGACAGAGTAGTTGTACCATTTCCGATTGCTTGTGGAGGATGTTATTTCTGTAATCACGATCTTCCGGGAGCTTGTGAAAATTCAAACCCGGATCATTATGGTCCCGAAGGTGGGATTTTAACAGAAAAGGGAGGCGGAATGTTCGGTTACAGCGATCTTTACGGAGGTTATAATGGCGGGCAGGCGCAATATGTACGAGTTCCTTACGCCAATTTCGGACCGAGAAAAGTTTCTGAAAGTCTTACTGATGATCAGGCTTTATTCTTAACAGATATTTTTCCGACAGGATATACCGGAGTAATGTGGGCTGATTTAAAAGGCGGAGAAACGGTAGCAATTTTCGGAGCAGGACCCGTTGGATCTATGGCTGCTAAAAGTGCAATTCTTCATAATGCTAAAAAAGTGATTGTGATCGATACGCTTCAATACAGATTGGATCAGATTAAAAAATTGACAGGTTGTGAAACAATTTTATGGAAAGATGCTGAACAAACCGTTGACGAAATTAGACAAATGACTGATGGAAGAGGTGCCGATGTTTGCATCGATGCAGTTGGTTTTGAACCGGATCGTAATTTATTAGATAAAGCAAAAGCAGTGGTTAATTTTGAAAAGGGTTCCATAAAAGTTTTAGATGCTTGTATGAGCGGAGTAAAACGTGGCGGATTTGTCTCTATTCTCGGAGTTTATCCTATGAATTATGACAATTTCAGAGTCGGGCAAATGTTTGACAAGGGAATCACTTTAAAAGCCGGGCAGTCACCTGTACACGCAATCATTGATAAACTAATGAAATATGTTGAGACAGGTCAGGTAAAATTGGATGATATTATCACACACCGACTTTCTTTGGATGAAGTCTCAAAAGGATATGAGATTTTTGATAAAAAAGAAGATGGATGTGTAAAAGTTGTATTAGATCCTTGGAAATAG
- a CDS encoding exodeoxyribonuclease VII large subunit, producing the protein MEDNEVTYPVYSPASVIGIFSNALKLNATVNLIYLKGRYAYGGGKSYGNYYYDLLFSEGDNTSIGIRISSLFRSKITNNEVYTLRGFIEKSIKNSSIELRFVVDEIVQQEERSISEEELQRYGLIQKKLETGSKDPETLIRDKMLKDEKVRVANIYGNNAIVQKDFFEGLDVSRKYFDISDHSCNITSSTAIISKLKEISALDYDIVALVRGGGDRQSMETFNDLSLSELFISMKPITVTAIGHTVDETLLDKLADKRFHLPHDYGAGLHTIAEKLSHERSNSRALLIDEVKKDVTKQFSEQVETLEKQLKKKNEEFTEAQKTYKEQVDNHNKTFTDQLKVRNEEFQKLQVTSGKQLEDIQKNFQEQQKQRQAEMESYKKEIAALHEKNVQLAINERTASLKVDLETLKKENIRLNQEILGSKTDYVKIIIVFVLALIIGFILAKVF; encoded by the coding sequence ATGGAGGACAACGAAGTAACTTATCCGGTCTATTCGCCGGCATCAGTAATAGGTATCTTCAGTAATGCACTGAAGCTGAATGCAACGGTCAATTTGATCTATCTGAAGGGTAGATATGCTTATGGTGGTGGCAAATCCTACGGGAACTATTATTATGACCTTTTGTTCTCAGAAGGTGATAACACTTCGATAGGGATTCGTATTTCTTCTTTGTTCAGGAGTAAGATCACCAATAATGAAGTGTATACGCTCAGAGGCTTTATTGAGAAGAGCATTAAGAATTCTTCGATTGAACTGCGTTTTGTCGTTGATGAAATTGTTCAGCAGGAAGAAAGGTCAATTTCTGAAGAAGAACTCCAAAGATATGGGCTGATTCAGAAAAAACTGGAGACAGGATCAAAAGACCCTGAAACCCTTATCAGGGATAAGATGCTCAAAGATGAAAAGGTCAGGGTCGCTAACATTTATGGAAATAATGCGATTGTCCAGAAGGATTTTTTTGAAGGACTGGATGTTTCAAGAAAATATTTTGATATTTCAGATCATAGTTGCAATATCACTTCTTCCACGGCGATCATATCCAAATTGAAGGAAATTTCAGCATTGGATTATGATATTGTTGCATTGGTAAGGGGAGGAGGTGACAGACAGAGTATGGAAACTTTTAATGACCTGAGCTTATCCGAATTATTTATTTCTATGAAACCGATTACGGTTACTGCCATCGGTCATACGGTAGATGAAACATTATTGGATAAACTGGCAGACAAGCGTTTTCATTTACCACATGATTATGGTGCAGGATTGCATACCATTGCTGAAAAATTATCCCACGAAAGATCCAATTCAAGGGCCCTCCTCATTGATGAGGTCAAAAAAGATGTCACCAAGCAGTTTTCGGAACAGGTAGAAACTTTAGAAAAACAGTTGAAGAAGAAGAATGAAGAATTCACTGAAGCTCAGAAAACTTATAAAGAGCAGGTAGACAACCATAACAAAACCTTTACAGACCAACTGAAAGTTAGAAACGAGGAATTCCAAAAGCTTCAGGTGACTTCAGGCAAACAACTGGAAGATATTCAGAAGAATTTTCAGGAGCAGCAGAAACAACGCCAGGCAGAAATGGAAAGCTACAAAAAAGAGATTGCTGCGTTGCACGAAAAAAATGTCCAGTTGGCCATCAATGAAAGGACTGCTTCTTTAAAGGTTGATCTGGAAACCTTAAAAAAGGAAAATATAAGACTGAATCAGGAAATCCTAGGCAGCAAAACCGATTATGTCAAGATTATTATTGTATTTGTTCTTGCATTGATTATCGGATTTATATTAGCAAAGGTCTTTTAA